A genomic window from Silene latifolia isolate original U9 population chromosome 11, ASM4854445v1, whole genome shotgun sequence includes:
- the LOC141612333 gene encoding ferritin-3, chloroplastic-like — translation MLLRASPAFSLIGSGTISGESTPLSPAVVRLPMRRGVVVAATESNNRALTGVVFEPFEEVKKELSMVPNVPQASLARQKFVDECEAAINEQINVEYNVSYVYHAMFAYFDRDNVALKGLAKFFKESSDEEREHAEKLMEYQNKRGGKVKLQSIVMPLSEFDHAEKGDALHAMELALSLEKLTNEKLLNLHQVAEKNNDVQLQEFVEGEFLTEQVDAIKKISEYVAQLRRVGKGHGVWHFDQTLQG, via the exons ATGCTTCTCCGAGCTTCCCCCGCGTTCTCCCTTATCGGTTCCGGAACCATCTCCGGCGAGAGTACTCCTCTCTCGCCGGCGGTTGTGCGATTGCCGATGAGGAGAGGAGTTGTGGTTGCGGCTACGGAGTCGAATAACAGGGCGTTGACTGGAGTCGTGTTCGAGCCGTTTGAGGAGGTGAAGAAGGAGTTGTCAATGGTGCCGAATGTTCCTCAAGCTTCTCTCGCTCGTCAGAAGTTTGTTGATGAGTGTGAAGCCGCCATTAATGAGCAAATTAA TGTGGAGTACAACGTTTCTTATGTGTATCATGCCATGTTTGCCTACTTTGATCGGGACAATGTGGCTCTCAAGGGTCTTGCTAA GTTTTTCAAGGAATCAAGTGATGAGGAAAGGGAGCATGCTGAGAAATTGATGGAATACCAG AACAAGCGAGGTGGAAAGGTGAAATTGCAATCAATAGTGATGCCTCTTTCTGAATTCGATCATGCTGAGAAAGGAGACGCTTTACATG CTATGGAACTTGCGTTGTCATTGGAAAAGCTTACAAATGAGAAGTTACTTAATCTGCATCAA GTAGCTGAGAAAAACAACGATGTCCAATTGCAAGAGTTTGTTGAAGGAGAATTCTTAACCGAGCAG GTTGACGCCATCAAGAAGATATCCGAATATGTGGCCCAGCTGCGGAGAGTTGGCAAGGGACATG GTGTATGGCACTTTGACCAGACGCTTCAAGGTTGA